Part of the Halomarina litorea genome is shown below.
TGAACCGGTCGATGCCGCGGTTCATCCCGATGCCCAGTTCGCCGAGGCGGCGCGCGCCCTCGTCGGTGTCGAGGATGTTCGTGAGGACGTCCTCGTTCTTCGCGGCGGAGTGTTCGACCACGCGGCCGCCCTCGAAGGTGACGCGCACGTCGGTGATCTCGCGGCCCTGCTGGTAGACGGGCTTGTCGAAGTAGACGGTCCCCTCGACGCTGTCGGGGACGGGCGCGGTGAACACCTCGCCGCCGGGGAGGTTGGCCTCGCCGTAGTCGTTGAGCGTCGTCATACCCTCGACGCTCATCGTCACGTCCGTCTCCTCGCCGGAGACGATGCGCACCTCGCTGGCCGGGTCGAGGATGTCGACCATGTGCGACTGGAACTCGCGCTGTTCGTCCCAGTCGCGGATGGTGGCGTCCCAGACGAAGCTCTCGTACTCCTCGGTGCTCATCTCGGCGAGTTGCGCGTTGGCCGCCGCGGGGAACTGCGTGAGACACCACGTCTTGCCCAGGCGCTCCTCGAGGATGGGCTGGGTGACCTGGTCGTACTCGCGGGTCGTCTCGGGGTCGATGTCGCTCGTCTGGCTGACGTTGTCCGAGGCACGGATGGCGATGTAGACGTCCATCGCCTCGTAGAGCGCCATCTGGTGGTCCGGGAAGTCGAAGTCCCCCTCGTGGTTCCGGAGGTACGCTCGCCGGAAGCGCGTGCCCGTACGCTCGGAGACGACCAGCGGGTTCGCCCCCACGTCGGCGATTCGCTCGTGGAGGGCGACGACGAGGTCCTCGGCGACCGGGTGGGCGTCGATGACGACGTTCTCGCCCGCCTGCAGGTCGGTCGAGTGCTCGACGATGATGTCGGCGTGTTCGCGGATTCGCGGGTCCATGAGTGACCGTGCCGGGGCGAGGGAAAACGGCTTTCGAAGTTCCCGTCCGTCCCGCCCTCCCGGGGGCGACACGGTCGGGCAAGGTGGACGGAACCGGCCGGCCGCGCACCACGCCCTATTTACTCGTCGCCCGGGAAGGGCGGTCCATGATAGACCTCCGCAGCGACACGGTCACTCGTCCGAGCGACGCGATGCGGGAGGCCGCCAGCGACGCCGAGGTGGGCGACGACGTCTACGGCGAGGACCCCACCGTCAACGAACTGGAATCACGGGTGGCCGACCTGCTGGGCTACGAGGCGGCGCTGTACGTCCCCAGCGGGACGATGGGCAACCAGATCGCCGCCCGCGTCCACACCGACCGCGGGCAGGAGGCGCTGGTCGAACGCGAGAGTCACGTCTACAAGTGGGAACTCGGCGGGTTCGCCCAGCACGCCCAGTTACAGGTCAGACCCGTCGACGGCGGCGAGCGGGGCACCGTCACGCCCGAACAGGTCCGCGAGGGCTACGTCGAGGCCGACGACCACCGCGCCGGGACGGGCCTCCTCTGT
Proteins encoded:
- a CDS encoding aminopeptidase — its product is MDPRIREHADIIVEHSTDLQAGENVVIDAHPVAEDLVVALHERIADVGANPLVVSERTGTRFRRAYLRNHEGDFDFPDHQMALYEAMDVYIAIRASDNVSQTSDIDPETTREYDQVTQPILEERLGKTWCLTQFPAAANAQLAEMSTEEYESFVWDATIRDWDEQREFQSHMVDILDPASEVRIVSGEETDVTMSVEGMTTLNDYGEANLPGGEVFTAPVPDSVEGTVYFDKPVYQQGREITDVRVTFEGGRVVEHSAAKNEDVLTNILDTDEGARRLGELGIGMNRGIDRFTYNMLFDEKMGDTVHMAVGRAYDDCVGEGREKNESAVHVDMIVDMSEDSFIEVDGEVVQRDGTFRFEDGFSQ